The Streptomyces sp. NBC_00459 DNA segment GCGCGATCCTGATCTCGATCGTCGCCATGACCGTGCTGGCCGTTGTCATCAACGCGGTCGCGACCGTGCCCTCCTGGGGGCTCACCACACCCAAGTGGCCCGGCAATCCGGTCGCCAGCCCCGACTTCGGGCTCATCGGCAAGGTCAGTCTCTTCGGCGGGTTCGACAAGGTCGGCGTGCTGACCGGCACCCTCTTCGTCTTCACCGTCCTGCTCTCGTGCTTCTTCGACGCGATGGGCACGATCATGGGCGTCAGCGACGAGGCCGGACTGACCGACGCCCAGGGCAACATGCCCGGCATCAACAAGGTGCTCTTCGTGGACGGCATCGCCGTCGCCGCCGGTGGCGCCAGCTCCTCCTCCGCCACCACCTGCTTCGTCGAGTCCACCGCCGGGGTGGGGGAGGGGGCCCGCACCGGGTTCGCGAACGTCGTCACCGGTTCGCTCTTCGTCGTCGCGCTGTTCCTGACCCCCGTCGCCACGATGGTGCCCTCCCAGGCGGCGACCCCGGCCCTGCTCGCCGTCGGTTTCCTGATCCTGGCCGGCTCGGTCAGGGAGATCGACTGGGCCGACCACACCATCGCCGTCCCGGCCTTCGTGACGATGGTGATGATGCCCTTCACCTACTCGATCACCAACGGCATCGGCATGGGCTTCATCACCTTCGTGGTGCTGCGGCTGGCGGCCGGTCGCGGGCGCGAGATCCCGGTCGCCATGTACGTCGTCGCCGCCGTCTTCGGGTTCTACTACCTGATGCCGGCCCTGGGCCTGCTCTGACCTGCGACTACCCCCGACCGACCGTGTCCTGCGGGGTGTCTCACGGCACCCCGTAGAACCTCTCCGTCTCCTCGACCGCGCTCTGGAACCGCTCGTCGAAGTCGTTCCGGATGAGCGTCTGGACCACGTAGTCCTGAACGCTCATTCCCCGTTTCGCCGCATGGTCCCGGAGCCGGTCGAGCAGCTCCCCGTCTATCCGCAGGCTGAGCACGTTGGTCCCCATGGAGACGAGGGTCGCGGGCCGATGCGGGGCGGCGGGGGGCTTTTTGCTGTCGATTCACTCGTACGGGTGATGTGGAGGTTCAGTGGCCCTTGTCACGGGCGATTCGGCGCGTCGCGAGTGGTCTTTAGTCAGAGTAATGAGTTAGGCTAAAGAACATGCCGGACCTAACCCATGGCGACGACGCTGCCGCTGTGAACTCACTGCGCTCCGCCGTGATGCGCCTCTCGCGCCGACTCAAGCACCAGCGCGTCGACGAGTCGCTGAGCCCCACCGAGATGTCGGTGCTGGGCACCCTTGCCCGCTGCGGCTCGGCCACGCCGGGCGAGCTGGCCCGCAAGGAGCATGTGCAGCCGCCCTCCATGACTCGTATCGTCGCGTTGCTGGAAGGCAAGGGCCTGGTCCGGCTGGAGCCGCATCCCGAGGATCGGCGCCAGAAGGTCGTCACCCAGACCGAGACGGCCGAGGCGATGCTCGAAGAGAGCCGCCGCAGGCGGAACGCCTGGCTGGCCGGTCTGGTCGAGGACCTGGACGAGGACGAGTGGGCCAAACTGCGCGCCGCCGCCCCCGTACTGGAGAAGCTCGCGCATCTGTAAAGCAGGACCCAGCAAGGAGGCGATTACCTTTGAGTTCGGGAACCGGAGCAGACTCCGCACCCGCACCAGCCACCCACGACCCCCAGCCCGCTCCCCGTCCCACCGCGCCCGTGACTCCTGCGGTACTTGTTCCTTCCACCGCGCCGGTGACTTCCGCGGTGCCTGTCACTTCCACCGCGCCGGTGATTCCCACGAATCCCGTGGCGCCCGTGGCTTCCTCCGTACCCGTGACGCCCGCCGCACCCGTGACGCCCGTCGTGACCGTCGCATCCTCCGCATCCGTCGGGCGCCCCGCGCCCGCTGATTCCCCGGAGCCGTCTGCCGGTCTCCCCGCGCCTTCCGACGGGGCGGAGTCCCCCCGCGCCGGCTCCCGCGCCGCGATGTTCAGTTCGCTGAAGGTCCGGAACTACCGCCTCTTCTTCCTCGGCCAGGTCGTCTCCAACATCGGCACCTGGATGCAGCGCATCGCCCAGGACTGGCTGGTTCTCAGCCTCACCGGCTCGTCGACCGCCGTCGGCATCACGACGGCGCTTCAGTTCCTGCCGATGCTCCTCTTCGGTCTGTACGGCGGTGTCCTCGTCGACCGGCTGCCCAAGCGGCCCACGCTGCTCGTCACGCAGACGATGATGGCCGTCACCGGCCTCGCGCTCGCCGCACTGACCCTCACGGGTGGCGTCGAGGTCTGGCACGTCTACCTCGCCGCCTTCGCCGTCGGTCTCGCCACGGTCGTCGACAACCCGGCCCGGCAGTCCTTCGTGTCCGAGATGGTCGAGCCCGGACAGCTCCAGAACGCCGTGAGCCTCAACTCCGCGAACTTCCAGTCCGCGCGCCTCGTCGGACCCGCCGTCGCCGGTGTGATGATCACCGGCGTAGGCACGGGCTGGGCCTTCCTCGTCAACGGACTGTCCTTCGTCGCCCCCATCGCCGCCCTGCTGCTCATGCGCGGCCGCGAACTGCGCGCCGTGGAGCGGGCGCCGCGCGCCAAGGGGCAACTGCGCGAGGGCTTGCACTATGTCGCCGGGCGGCCCGAGCTGGTCTGGCCGATCGTCCTCGTCGGGTTCATCGGCACCTTCGGCTTCAACTTCCCGGTCGTCCTCTCGGCCTACGCGGACGATGTCTTCCACGCGGGCGCCGGCGCGTACAGCCTCTTCAACACCCTGATGGCGGTCGGCTCACTGGCCGGCGCCCTGCTCGCCGCCCGGCGCGGTACGGCGAGGCTGCGCGTCCTCGTCGCGGCGGCCGTGGCCTTCGGCGCGCTGGAGATCGTGGCCGCGATCGCCCCGTCCCTGTGGCTGTTCGCGCTGCTGATGGTGCCGATCGGGATCGCCGGCCTCACGGTCAACGTCACCGCGAACACCTCGGTCCAGATGGCCACCGACCCGGCCATGCGCGGCCGGGTCATGGCCCTGTTCATGATGGTCTTCATGGGCGGTACGCCGCTGGGCGCACCGGTGGTCGGCTGGATCACGGACGCGTACGGCCCCCGGGTCGGCCTCGCCTTCGGCGGCATCGTCGCGACGGCCGCCGCCCTGACGGTCGGCCTGGTCCTGGCCCGGGTGGGTGGCCTGAAGGTCTCCGCCGACTGGAACTCCGGACATCCGCGCGTCAGCCTCGTCAAGCGGCGGGAAGAAGCAGAGCAGGACGCGAAAGATGCGCAGGACGTGCAAGAAGTGCAGGACGAGGGCCGGCGGGAGACGGTGACCTCCGTGGCGTGAGTACGGTGAGCGCCATGAGTGCCACGAGTGCCACGAACACCGTCAGACTGTTCGCCGCCGTACTGCCTCCCGAGGACGTCTCCGAGCAACTCGCCGACACGGTGGCCGCGTTGAGGAGGCTGCCGGGTGCGGACGGGCTGCGCTGGACCGGCGTACCCGGCTGGCACTTCACCCTCGCCTTCTACGGCGAGGTCGACGAGGACGTCGTACCGGAACTGTCGGAGCGGCTGGCGCGGGCCGCCCACCGCACGGACGCGTTCGCACTGGCGGTGCGCGGCGGCGGGCAGTTCGGGCACGGGCGGGCGTTGTGGGCGGGCGCCGCCGGTGAGGTGAACGCGCTGCGCCTGCTGGCCGACCGCGCGGAGGCGGCGGGGCGGAAGTCGGGCGTCGACATGGGGGAGCACCGGCACTACAAGCCCCACCTCACGGTGGCGCGCAGCCGCGAGGCCTTCGAGGTGCGGCCGTACGTCGAGGCGCTGGACACGTTCACGAGCCGCACATGGACGGTGGACGACCTGGCGCTCGTACGCAGCAATCTGCCGAAGTCGGGGGTACCGGGGGAGCAGCCCCGGTACGAGGTGGTCGCCCGTTGGTCCCTCGCGGCGGCCGGTTAGGCTCGGCGGCGTGAATCCGAAAATCCGGAACCGGGTGATGGCCGGCGCGCTCGTGCTGATGTTCGTTGTGGTGGGGGTGGCGGCGGCGGTCGGGAAATGACGCGGGAGTGATGCGGGAGGGACGCGAGAAGTGCCCTGGGGGAGGGACCTCGTGCGGGCCTCCTCCCGACCGCCGCCCACCTGCTACGGCTGCCGCCCGCTCACCAGGCGAAGGCCTCGGGTGACGGGCCCGGGCCCGGGAAGATCTCGTCGAGCGAGGTCAGCAGCTCGTCGCTCAGCTCCAGCTCGGAGGCCCGTACGGCCGACTCCAACTGCTCCGCGGTGCGCGGTCCGACGATCGGGCCGGTGACGCCGGGGCGCGTGAGCAGCCAGGCGAGAGCCGCCTCACCGGGCTCGATGCCGTGCTTTTCCAGCAGGTCCTCGTACGCCTGGATCTGGGCGCGTGAGGTGGGGTCGGCGAGGGTGTCGGCAGCGCGGCCACTCGCACGCCGGCCGCCCTGGACCTCCTTCTTGATGACGCCGCCGAGCAGCCCGCCGTGCAGCGGCGACCAGGGGATGACGCCGAGCCCGTACTCCTGCGCGGCCGGGATGACCTCCATCTCGGCGCGCCGCTCGGCGAGGTTGTAGAGGCACTGCTCGCTGACGAGTCCGATGGTGCCGCCGCGCCGGGCGGCGATCTCGTTGGCCTGGGCGATCTTGTAGCCCGGGAAGTTGCTCGAACCCGCGTAGAGGATCTTGCCCTGCTGTACGAGCACGTCGATCGCCTGCCAGATCTCCTCGAAGGAGGTCGAGCGGTCGATGTGGTGGAACTGGTAGACGTCGATGTAGTCGGTCTGGAGTCGCTTCAACGACGCGTCCACCGCGCGGCGGATGTTGAGCGCGGAGAGCTTGTCGTGGTTGGGCCAGGCGTCGCCGTCGGCGGCCATGTTGCCGTACACCTTGGTGGCGAGGACCACCTTGTCGCGGCGCTCACCGCCCTTGGCGAACCAGTTGCCGATGATCTCTTCCGTACGGCCCTTGTTCTCGCCCCAGCCATAGACGTTG contains these protein-coding regions:
- a CDS encoding NCS2 family permease, with translation MSTSAPAKAPSRAPGALDRHFKISERGSTLSREVRGGFATFFAMAYIIVLNPIILGSAKDMYGHQLDNGQLVTATAVTAAFTTLLMGVVGNVPIALAAGLGVNTVVALQLAPRMSWPDAMGMVVLAGFIVMLLVATGLRERVMNAVPLGLRKGIAIGIGLFIMLIGLVDSGFVTRIPDAAHTTVPLQLGGDGRLDGWPVLVFVLGVLLTLALITRKVPGAILISIVAMTVLAVVINAVATVPSWGLTTPKWPGNPVASPDFGLIGKVSLFGGFDKVGVLTGTLFVFTVLLSCFFDAMGTIMGVSDEAGLTDAQGNMPGINKVLFVDGIAVAAGGASSSSATTCFVESTAGVGEGARTGFANVVTGSLFVVALFLTPVATMVPSQAATPALLAVGFLILAGSVREIDWADHTIAVPAFVTMVMMPFTYSITNGIGMGFITFVVLRLAAGRGREIPVAMYVVAAVFGFYYLMPALGLL
- a CDS encoding ribbon-helix-helix protein, CopG family, encoding MGTNVLSLRIDGELLDRLRDHAAKRGMSVQDYVVQTLIRNDFDERFQSAVEETERFYGVP
- a CDS encoding MarR family winged helix-turn-helix transcriptional regulator, which gives rise to MPDLTHGDDAAAVNSLRSAVMRLSRRLKHQRVDESLSPTEMSVLGTLARCGSATPGELARKEHVQPPSMTRIVALLEGKGLVRLEPHPEDRRQKVVTQTETAEAMLEESRRRRNAWLAGLVEDLDEDEWAKLRAAAPVLEKLAHL
- a CDS encoding MFS transporter, with protein sequence MFSSLKVRNYRLFFLGQVVSNIGTWMQRIAQDWLVLSLTGSSTAVGITTALQFLPMLLFGLYGGVLVDRLPKRPTLLVTQTMMAVTGLALAALTLTGGVEVWHVYLAAFAVGLATVVDNPARQSFVSEMVEPGQLQNAVSLNSANFQSARLVGPAVAGVMITGVGTGWAFLVNGLSFVAPIAALLLMRGRELRAVERAPRAKGQLREGLHYVAGRPELVWPIVLVGFIGTFGFNFPVVLSAYADDVFHAGAGAYSLFNTLMAVGSLAGALLAARRGTARLRVLVAAAVAFGALEIVAAIAPSLWLFALLMVPIGIAGLTVNVTANTSVQMATDPAMRGRVMALFMMVFMGGTPLGAPVVGWITDAYGPRVGLAFGGIVATAAALTVGLVLARVGGLKVSADWNSGHPRVSLVKRREEAEQDAKDAQDVQEVQDEGRRETVTSVA
- the thpR gene encoding RNA 2',3'-cyclic phosphodiesterase, translated to MSATSATNTVRLFAAVLPPEDVSEQLADTVAALRRLPGADGLRWTGVPGWHFTLAFYGEVDEDVVPELSERLARAAHRTDAFALAVRGGGQFGHGRALWAGAAGEVNALRLLADRAEAAGRKSGVDMGEHRHYKPHLTVARSREAFEVRPYVEALDTFTSRTWTVDDLALVRSNLPKSGVPGEQPRYEVVARWSLAAAG
- a CDS encoding aldo/keto reductase → MKYTQLGRTGLKVSRLVLGTMNFGPQTDEADSHAIMDAALDTGIDFFDTANVYGWGENKGRTEEIIGNWFAKGGERRDKVVLATKVYGNMAADGDAWPNHDKLSALNIRRAVDASLKRLQTDYIDVYQFHHIDRSTSFEEIWQAIDVLVQQGKILYAGSSNFPGYKIAQANEIAARRGGTIGLVSEQCLYNLAERRAEMEVIPAAQEYGLGVIPWSPLHGGLLGGVIKKEVQGGRRASGRAADTLADPTSRAQIQAYEDLLEKHGIEPGEAALAWLLTRPGVTGPIVGPRTAEQLESAVRASELELSDELLTSLDEIFPGPGPSPEAFAW